A window of Chanodichthys erythropterus isolate Z2021 chromosome 16, ASM2448905v1, whole genome shotgun sequence genomic DNA:
ttttattagtatttGTCTAGTTTTATTTTAGACTGTTTAAACTGTCTTTTATTTTGCCACTCCGTACCGCTGACATCATAAGGTCTGCGCCGCGACTTCTCCGGTTGgtttttttgactgaagaaaggtTTGACATAAGCCCTTCAGTATTTAAGGTGTATAAAATGGTTCATAAGTgttttaaagttgtttttaacaaatttgtttcaACAACATGTTAATATTACTGAGAGCATTTTGCGTTGGAAATTTTGAACCTGTAGCCATAAATGGCTTTGTCTTAAACTGATAGTTGGCTCTCGTAAATATCGCcaaattattatgatttatttttctgtGCAAAACGCATCGACACATGAGGAACGGAGTGATTGACTTGACTGTTTTCTCTATTAATTATTCCCACTTAAACGTAACAGAAAAGTTTCCAGGCAAGCAGGATCTCCAGATTAAAGGCTGAGATCTTGCTTGACATACTGCTGgaaagatggagtttattaaagtggAGATTATGGACATGAATGATCCAGAACCTTGCAGAGTGAAAGATGAagaagatactgaagaacaaagaggttggtgtctGTTCTTGATTCCTGATTAAGTACATTTGTTGCATTTATGCATGTAggagatgcttttatccaaagcgattTATGTGGCATTCAATGTACAGAAAGTaatgcaagaaataaagcttctgAAAATTCATCAGACTTGAATTTTATAAAAGAGGTAAAATAACAAACCAATAAAACACATTATGATTCTGGCAGAGTATCATAACACTGTATATCATTCCAACATTTTATATCAGTAGTAATCGAGCAGATTTCATATTGTTAAATTGAtattttattaaagggataggtcacccaaaaatgaaaattatcccatgatttactcaccaaGTATTCCACATGGTTCCAGGGgtataaaggccttctaaagcgAATGATgggtatttgtaagaaaaatatccatatttaaactataataaccaGCTTCCGACAAACATTCATACTCAAGACAACTTACAGTGGAAATGTAACCCCTCACGCAATGTATGACGTAGAATGTAGGAGTAGGTGAGAGTAGAAGTCTCTCACAGTTCAATCAAATAGGGTTGgacaacaaactcaagctcctctactcttatattgaaatcctccaatatttctattttaaaaaattctcattttagacttctaattcgtgactgGTGTTTTGCTTTGCTCTAACTGCGCTTCCTTGTTTGTCAATACGTCTTACGTCAGAGGTTAGGCTTCTGCCGTAAGTCGACTTGCGTACAGATGTTTGTAGCTggttattatattaaaaatccCTTTAACTTTGAGCACACTAAAGATCACATAACTTAAGTTGGACTTTACTTTAGTGTTTCTTCTTGTTTCACCTGTCTTGAACTGATTTTTAATATGTTAATTTTAGACCACATGGAAGTGAAAAAGGAAAGTCAAGAACCGAGTGACACCGAGGAGAACCACTACTTTGAGAAATCTGAGGATTTTATAGTTGGAGAAAAATCTATTAGTTCCTCGCTAACTGAAAATAATTTCTCACATACAACAGAAGCCAAAAATTCTTTCTCCTGCCCTCAGTGTGAGAAGGCATTCACACATAAAGGAAACCTTAGAGATCACATAAAAATTCACATTGGAGAGAAGCCTTATACATGCCATCTatgtgggaagagttttatTCACAAAGGTCACCTTAATGATCACataagaattcacactggagagaagccttacgcATGCCATCTGTGTGGCAAGAGCTTTACATGTAAGGGAAGCCTTAATggtcacatgagaattcacactggagagaggccTTTCACATGCCAcctgtgtggaaagagttttacatGTAAAGGCACTCTTACATGTCATGtaagagttcatactggagagaagcctttcacatgccctcagtgtgaaaagagtttctcacataaaggaagccttaagtgtcacatgagaattcacatcGAAGAGGGCCCTTTCACATgccatcagtgtggaaagagtttcacccAAAAAGAATACCTTAAGAATCATATACGAATTCACACTGGAGGGAAGCCTTTCACATGCCATCTGTGTGGAAAAGGTTTAACATGTAAAGGAAGCCTCAGAtgtcacatgagaattcacactggagagaagcctttcacgtGCCTtcactgtggaaagagtttcacaaatAAAGGAAACCTAAAGATTCATGCAAGAATTCACACCGAAGAGAGCCCTTTAACTTGCCTTCAGTGTGGAAAGTGTTTCACACATAAAGAAAACCTTAAGTGTCACATGAGAATCCACACTGGTGAGAAGCCTTTTACGTgccatcagtgtggaaagagctttGCTCGTAAAGTAATCCTTCAGAATCACATAAAAACTCActctggagaaaagccttacacatgccatcagtgtggaaagagtttcacagaTAAAGGATACATAAAGCGTCACATGAGaagtcacactggagagaagcctttcatatgccctcagtgtggaaagagtttcacacataaaggaaaccttaaaATTCATataagaattcacactggagagaagccttccAAGTgtcctcagtgtggaaagagtttcacacacaAAGGACAGCTTAAagatcacatgagaattcacaccggagagaagccttacacatgccctcagtgtggaaagagtttcaaatgTAAAGGACACCTTAAGACGCACATAAGAActcacaccggagagaagccattcacatGCCATgagtgtgggaagagcttcacAGTTCAAAGAAGCCTACACATGCACATGAAATATCATTCTGGAGAGAAATTACATGAGTGTTCTGAGTGTGGCAAGAGGTTTGCAGAGAGCAACACTTTCAAAACGCATTTGCTCATTCATTCTGAAGAAAGACCATTTAGTTGCGATCAGTGTGgcaaaaagtttattttggCAGCACGCTTAAAGGCACATCTGAAACTTCATACAGATGAGAGACCCTATTTGTGTTCTTTGTGTGGAGAGAGTTTTAAGCTGATCGGCAGTTTAAAATCACACCAGAAAATACATGCCAGTGAGAAATCTCATGTGTGCTCTGAGTGTGGTAAAGCTTTTACCAGAGAAAGCTACTTGAAACGGCATCAACGCACCCACACTGGAGAAACCCCCGGGAAGGGTTCATTGCTTCAAGAACCCTAAAAATATGAGTGCAAACTGCAGAGAAGCCCACTGCCATTTATATGGGAGGACTGTCAACACAGCCCTGTGATGGACTGGCCTTCAGTCCAAGACCCATCCCTGTGACCCTAGGACAAGGGGTTTGTAAAATGGACGGATTTTCACCACAGAAATGTATCTACTGGCtcttaaaattttttttaaaaatcattgtcCAGAGTAGTCACAGAGAGCAAAATTTGTCTTCGTTAATTATTAAATAGTGTGACATTCAGATGTAGCCAAAAGTAGAATTTCTTCCTAAAGGGTGATTTTTATCTAAGAGGGTTAAACGACCTAATGGTGATGTTTGTGCTcttccaaaaaagaaaaatataagggaagtaaaaaaaaaatcattgtgaTTTTGACCTAtgataaatatttaacattccATATTGTCGCTGCATCAATAAAGTATAAGAACAAAAAACAGTCACATTGAACGACACTCTTtcatgttcaaaagaacaaaacctgGCAAGCAATGCCCAAATTTATCCCCGTTCTGTATATAAATCCAATTAAAACCCAGTTCTCTTTGTATTCACATAGCCATATCTAAAATGAATAGtctaaagcagtggttcccaaacgtTTTACTCCCTGAAGCATTTACCATtcttctgcgtaccccctctcttccaatTAGACTGCAGTCAGACcgtttccattaagggacaatatttttCCACAGGATTTTCCTGTGCATTTTTTTGCCTTTATAAatacctttataaaataaattattttaaaatgataaatgctcaatagagaaatatgcaatgatggtaaaaatgaagtgatacttttaaataataaacCGCCAATACGGGGTGGTAAGTTACTGTTTTCATGagtaagtcattgaatcattcaataGAGTGGTGGAACAATGACACATTTTGTAGgacaaaacccggaagcgagttagcattttagcacttccggttCCGTCGTCCcaaagtcaatgggtttttagttaaatggctgaaatgaggtctgtggttaacacaagctcaagatactttcatgttttattctgtgACAAAAAATACATCAGTATTAACCTAcctgtgactttttttttttttttttttttagctgttaCATGTCTTTAAAATGatggttgctaacaagtggctaaatcAGACTGCAGAAGCTGTTGGCAACATTAAACATCATCACGCCGAACAGGTAAACTCAGTCCGCTTTTACAGCCTTGTTATGCTTATATCTGCGCTCTTACAAACTATTCTAATTCAAACTTtcaagaaaaatgtatttagataaaGACTGAAAGCATTGTTTGAAGCTTAGTGTTGGTGAAGTTGAAATTGTGTGCCTGTGGTGTAGTTCACTTATAGCCTACCTTTTAACTTTTTTGCTTCTGGCGACTGtgtttaggcttcaaaattcacAAAAGTTGTGTTCATCTGTGAAAATTGTGTTGATCTGTGAAAATGATCTTCGtctgtgaaaatgatcaaaacatGTAAGTACCAAACTTTTGTTgatcacagagcttattttttgcgaAAATAAGGGAACCAGCGTGATGCCAGCTGCCAATTCGCCTACAATATGATGTCATAGTTCCACCACTCTATAACGAAGCAAGtcactgtatttatgaatgagtcattgaatcattgactttCATGATTCATTCAAAGTTGCAGATTTGTTCACAAAACACCGCTGTACGTTGCAGTTTTGCTGTGGCTTTCATTGAAATTCTTTtgttgcaaaatagagcaaacaATGCTGAcaatactgtgtttaaaatgtacatcaCTTAATATTATCCTTTTGTTTgttgaaatgttttataaaatcaatgtcacatttgcaattgtttatatttgGGGAAAATTAAtaactgtgtttttgtatttaagagagtttgagtcttaaattgATCTTAAATTGATTGCACAATCTTTGTTCTTCATGCTAGTAAGTGCTAAAACCTCACTTTTACAAAGGTACAATGTCGAGAATGGCCGTAATGTAGCTTTATTTACTAAGGCACTACACTCTGCACGCAACCTGTCATATGCACGCtgcttgtgtgtatgcagtcagttttgactgcaaaaaataataataaaaaaaaaggtaatttgaTTGGATATCATGTATTTGACCTTTTACAGCATTTTGCCTGTTTGAAATACATCCTTGGTTTCAAATGAATGGGAAAACTCAGCATTTCGTTCATGTACTCCTTCGTCTCATGTACCCCCAGGgataccccagtttgggaaccactgatctaAAGGCAGGCTGAAGTTATTTATTCCCttctttgtaaatatttttgtattgcaTGTCTTACTCCTTGTCTCTTGTACATCTGTATAATTGCTGAATGACAATAAAGTTAATCTTGACTTATATCATTGGCATTCTATACCTTGTTTACATTAATTAGTACATTATAATTTCACATATTTTGTCAGCTGTCTGGATAGTAGATCATTTCATTCAATACTTGATATTAAGTGATTTATTTACTGCATTATACATTTACTTTTATGTAGATTTTaatattgtgttcatcagaaagaagaaagtcatatacacctaggatggcttgagggtgagtaaagcttgggctaattttcatttgaaattgaactaatcctttaacacatGAGTTCTCTAAAAATGCTTTAACACAGTGGTTCTCTACCTTTTTTTTGGCCAGCACCCCCTACCCATTATCTAGGTCCCTATCTCTCCCTATCCCATTATCTAGGTAGTCTAATTGTCTTTCCTTAAATATTAATGCTGATAATTACCTTGTGTTTATTATAATTAGGCCTGTTGTAATTTTGGTGAGAATATTTCAACTTTCaactacttaaaaaaaaaaaaaaaaaataagtagaAAGATGGAAAACATATGCTCTATGACAaaatacactgctcaaaaaaattaaagtaacactttgaaaacacatcagatctcaatatgaaaaaaatataatgctGGATATCTATACTGATATGGACTGTGTAATGTGTTAGGAACGAAAGGATGCCACATCATATGATGGAAATGAACATGATCAGCTTACAAGCTTACAACTGTTTCAAGGATTTCAGGCAGTTACAGGCAGCATAAAGTTCTCGATGGCTTCTCCAGACCCTTTCACATCTGTCACATGTGCTCagggtgaacctgctctcatctgtgaaaagcacAGGGCACCAGTAGCGGACCTGCCAATTCTGGTGTTCAATAGCAAATGCCAATTGAGTTCCACAGTGCTGGGCAGTGAGCACAGGGCCCTCTAGAGGACGTTGGACCCTCAAGCCACCCTcattaaagtccctgtaaagtcattttaaagtatgtgttttgagcatatcacaccacagaaaaatgtgttattaaccacccagccaaatttgaatgattaaaaaaatctgcaagtaaatgaaataagttatcaaaatctcgAAAAAATAGGCAGCGCTCTCTGCTCTCAAACGCTAAGGGCGTGTCCGCTGTCGGCGCTGAAACCACACCCACTCGCGAGAGCTGCCGTCTCAACTTACTTgtctaatgagtcaaacatactgatgcatataaacaaaagaatcacGTTCGAGGGTTGCACATTTTAGTAGAGTTACTGTGGACTACCTACTAATTATAATATACGCAAACTCGGTAACTTACACTCATTGGTGGGCACGTAGCCTACTGCCGGACTGTTGTCGAGTCGACAAATGACGGTGCCGCGAGACGGGAGGAAATAAGAAGACCGagctgtactgtatattataacAACCATGTTATATGCATTTGCATGACGAAGGCATTACTAGCTAAATGTGCAAAGGGCTGTATGAGCGTAATGAAACACTCGATACCATAGGCTCGAGACACAGCGAGTGAACCACTGTAGAGGCGGCGCCACGCTCtgtgcgtcatcgacagttatatacTGTTAGGGGCGGGGCTATGCTCGGGGGACGATGTGCGTCATTAGACCCCcgttttagctccgcccaaaaaatcctgagcagagacttggtgaaaaactgtttaacgctctaacttcacaattaagcattactCAATTCACActctttgtaatgtgttttagcaatacatttgtaacatttataaagtgtttagaaagaattctcagaattgactttacagggactttaagtCTGATTTCTGATTGTTTGGTAAGAGACATTCACACAGTGGCCTGCTGGAAGtcattttgtagggctctggcagtgctcatcctgttcctccttgcacaaaggagcagattctggtcctgctgatgggttaaggaccttctacgGCCCTGTCCAActctcctagagtaactgcctgtatcctggaatctcctccttgctcttgagactgtgctgggagaAACAACAAGCCTTCTGGTAATGGCACgtattgatgtgccatcctggagaagttggactgcctgtgcatcctctgtagggtccaggtatcgcctcatgctaccagtagtgacactgatgcaaaactagtgaaaaacagtcagaaaagatgagtagggaaaaaaatggctgtgtccgaaaactggaaaatgctgccttccgaggacacatttcaaggtagtaaggcatcaaggcacgttcgaatccaatgttagcttcacttcctctctcatgagataccttcctcagatcgatttttgaagggagcatagatgtatccttagctgcctttgatatcccacaatgctgtgctttccattctgtgacagttgagctagaaaaataaatatggcgtccgaaagttgcggttgctgctcagtttgtgtataaatgtacgattttgctcaacatatttcaattttgatatcatttctatcgagaaattactactgtagtaattaaatatgtgtttagttctcaccaaagcttgcgctttattgctgtagatcattaaactgttacgctgcctcagaagtctgtccgaaatcaatttcgtgaggtgccttcatgcacaaatgctgccgtacaagttATTCTcttagcgaggcagcaagacagctacctaggtttttgGACGCAGCCAAAGTCAGTTGCCTTCACCTGTAAAATCATTTCTGTTTTGGGGGTCGTCTCATTGTTGCCCATCTAGTGCACCTGTTGTTCATTTCATTAACACCAAAGCAGttgaaactgattaacaacACCTTCTGCTACTTAACTGATCAGATCAATATCCCAGgagtttaactgacttgatgctattctctgatttaaaaatgttcctttaatttttatGAGCAGTGTATTTACCATTTTAGTGCTGTCCTGATTTACATCATTGAGTGCATTCCATTTCAAATCTTGCTTTTTTGGATGTGTTGGTGTTCTGAATTTTAGAAGCTGATAAATGTGCCAGCTGTACCCCCGGATAAAATACAATCTGTTCCCTTTTGCCTACTCAAATTTTAGTCCCCTAATATCAAAACTGGTCTTTTTGGTTGAAGTGTCCAGTTGTTAGACTGGTCCCCcgtataatatttttttaaaataaagtctGTGTAAagcaatattaaaatatatgttctgagtttgtcacaccacagaaaaatTATGTATTAACAACCCAGCCAAATtggaatgattaaaaaaaaaaccaagtaaatgaaaaaaaataagctaatgagtcaaacatactgatgcatatCAAAAAAGAATCATGTTAGAGGGTTGCAAAATTTAGTAGAGTTACCTACAAATTATAACATAAGCACACAAGGCAACATACTCATTGGTGGGCATGTACTGCCCACTGTGGCACCAGATGTCGGTGCCACAAGACAGGGGCATGAAGGCCGGTGGGGAGAAAGTTGGTCTGGCCCCATATCCTCAGTTGTCGGCAGAATGGGAGGATGGGAGGATGAAGGCTGAGGCCCCCTTCAGATAGTCGGTTCAGCTCCATTCACCAAAAACAGTGGATTATCTATGAATCCCAGTTGTCTGATGAAAGTTTGTAAAACTCTGGTGTAAAATTATCACTGCAGATGTGGATGTTGGTGGTGATTGTCAGCTCTCCATCAAGATGGCCGTTCACGAAATTAATACACCTCTTCTTCTTATCATTTTTAggaaatttaaataaggagacCGAGCTGTATTGTATATTATCGTAACCAGGTAATATGCATTTGCGTGGCGAAAGCATAGTAGCTAG
This region includes:
- the LOC137002493 gene encoding zinc finger protein 160-like; amino-acid sequence: MEFIKVEIMDMNDPEPCRVKDEEDTEEQRDHMEVKKESQEPSDTEENHYFEKSEDFIVGEKSISSSLTENNFSHTTEAKNSFSCPQCEKAFTHKGNLRDHIKIHIGEKPYTCHLCGKSFIHKGHLNDHIRIHTGEKPYACHLCGKSFTCKGSLNGHMRIHTGERPFTCHLCGKSFTCKGTLTCHVRVHTGEKPFTCPQCEKSFSHKGSLKCHMRIHIEEGPFTCHQCGKSFTQKEYLKNHIRIHTGGKPFTCHLCGKGLTCKGSLRCHMRIHTGEKPFTCLHCGKSFTNKGNLKIHARIHTEESPLTCLQCGKCFTHKENLKCHMRIHTGEKPFTCHQCGKSFARKVILQNHIKTHSGEKPYTCHQCGKSFTDKGYIKRHMRSHTGEKPFICPQCGKSFTHKGNLKIHIRIHTGEKPSKCPQCGKSFTHKGQLKDHMRIHTGEKPYTCPQCGKSFKCKGHLKTHIRTHTGEKPFTCHECGKSFTVQRSLHMHMKYHSGEKLHECSECGKRFAESNTFKTHLLIHSEERPFSCDQCGKKFILAARLKAHLKLHTDERPYLCSLCGESFKLIGSLKSHQKIHASEKSHVCSECGKAFTRESYLKRHQRTHTGETPGKGSLLQEP